The Streptococcus gwangjuense nucleotide sequence GACCAGTCAAATTCATAATCGTTGGAATCCCCAATTCCAAACGAGCTGGCATGATGTATTTCATAGCTGGGTGCATATTTTTGGCAAAGAGAAAGACGATTCCAGTTTTATCAAAAACCTTACCTAGTTCAGCTGGTTTAAGGTCTAGGTTGATGCCCAAGGCTTCTAGAACATCTGCAGAACCAGATTTAGAAGAAATCGAGCGGTTACCGTGTTTTGCCATATGAACACCGCCACCAGCCAAGACAAAGGCTGCAGTTGTGGAAATATTAAAACTGAAAGACTTGTCTCCACCTGTACCACAGTTGTCCATGGCATCATGAATCTCAGTTGGAATATATTGGGCATGTCCTCTCATGACTTGGGCAATGGCTGTGCGTTCTTCAGGTGTTTCCCCCTTCATCTTAAGAGCTAAGAGGAGAGAAGCAATTTGCGCCTCCGTTACACGTCCAGTTACGATACGCTCAATGACATCCGTCATTTCCACACCTGATAAATTTTCAAATTTTGCTAGTTTTTCAATAATCTCTTTCATCCTAGTTTCCTCACTTTACAACCTTCTCGATAAAATTCCGAATAGAAGACAAGCCGTCTGGCGTTCCAATGCTCTCTGGATGGTACTGGAAGCCATAAATCGGTAGGTTTTTATGTTGAATCCCCATGATGGCTTGGTCATCAGTCGAACGAGCTGTCACTTCAAACTCTTCTGGCATTTCTTCAATCAAAATACTGTGGTAACGCATGACCGCACGGCCATCCTCAATACCTTGATACAAAACAGATGGCGCTTCAAAGCTGATATTACTCTGTTTCCCATGCATGACTTTTGGAGCCAAACCTAACTTACCACCAAAGACTTCTGCAATGGCTTGGTGACCCAAACAGATCCCAAGAATCGGCTTCTTGCCAGCAAAGTCACGAATCATGTCTTCCATCTTTCCGGCATCAACTGGCCAACCAGGA carries:
- the trpD gene encoding anthranilate phosphoribosyltransferase, translated to MKEIIEKLAKFENLSGVEMTDVIERIVTGRVTEAQIASLLLALKMKGETPEERTAIAQVMRGHAQYIPTEIHDAMDNCGTGGDKSFSFNISTTAAFVLAGGGVHMAKHGNRSISSKSGSADVLEALGINLDLKPAELGKVFDKTGIVFLFAKNMHPAMKYIMPARLELGIPTIMNLTGPLIHPMALETQLLGISRPELLESTAQVLKNMGRKRAIVVAGPEGLDEAGLNGTTTIALLENGEITLSSFTPEDLGMECYAIEDIRGGNAQENAEILLSVLKNEPSPFLETTVLNAGLGFYANGKVASIKEGVALARQVIASGKALEKLRLLQEYQK
- a CDS encoding aminodeoxychorismate/anthranilate synthase component II, whose protein sequence is MILLIDNYDSFTYNLAQYIGNFAEVQVLRNDDPKLYEEAEKADGLVFSPGPGWPVDAGKMEDMIRDFAGKKPILGICLGHQAIAEVFGGKLGLAPKVMHGKQSNISFEAPSVLYQGIEDGRAVMRYHSILIEEMPEEFEVTARSTDDQAIMGIQHKNLPIYGFQYHPESIGTPDGLSSIRNFIEKVVK